Proteins from a genomic interval of Dama dama isolate Ldn47 chromosome 1, ASM3311817v1, whole genome shotgun sequence:
- the FDXACB1 gene encoding ferredoxin-fold anticodon-binding domain-containing protein 1, with translation MAQRRLLLVGEGNFSFAVALSETLDPNTSLTATCPQRPADLAQDLVAQENLQHLRERGNEVRFGVDCTHLADAFEPQDREFDRIYFNFPHCGRKAGVAKNRELLAKFFRSCADVLAEDGEIHVALCRGQGGTPADKPMREWHNSWQAVAMAALGGFILSDVHPFSCEVVPGYKCTGYRSQDKSFHIEGALNHIFTRSLPFESLQPRICRIKLGDQWFSFLEPEVLVGKLNRGFLEAPSCHPIKTINEKLIAELGKAFPLKRLKCSSPLLPQGDASVLTSHNPDILSTAFWVSLHEDNSNFESLTSGTTQDMEDFVVSFSELSLPKSPRRDRKEEACGGPYGQAKVCLRPSLLVYIQAVIQAPDFLPGSLHILSGPVFQRRCISPFTMPAFHETLYILGFNKILKDSCLQSLLDHLKRILDNLLTQTWLEGSELSSSVEFVFQPTGERYMITVKSQNFGPDCVKDLIIGSVTTSATSVIHKDQCFVCVSMNLDLLAMLVWGISDWRMLWTSDSRFLKNFAPGKIEPFKSYSLYPPYYVHDISFWLDEKKIFDEVEFHTLARAVSQDTIVSIQFLSRFQHPKTEQVSLCYRLTYQACDKALSQQQVASMQSQLRKEIQQRLHVTPR, from the exons ATGGCCCAGCGGCGCCTCCTGTTGGTTGGGGAGGGGAATTTCTCTTTTGCCGTCGCTCTGAGTGAGACCCTGGATCCAAACACCAGTCTAACCGCCACCTGTCCCCAGCGCCCAGCGGACCTGGCCCAGGATCTGGTGGCCCAAGAGAACCTACAGCACCTGCGCGAGCGAG GTAACGAGGTACGCTTCGGTGTGGACTGCACCCACCTGGCAGATGCCTTTGAACCGCAAGACAGAGAATTTGATCGAATTTATTTTAACTTTCCGCACTGTGGGCGCAAAGCTGGAGTAGCTAAGAACAGGGAACTGCTTGCCAAGTTTTTCCGGAG CTGTGCAGATGTTCTTGCAGAGGACGGAGAAATCCATGTGGCATTATGTAGAGGACAAGGTGGGACTCCTGCTGATAAGCCAATGAGAGAATGGCACAACAGTTGGCAAGCGGTTGCCATGGCTGCTCTGGGGGGATTCATTTTAAGTGATGTGCATCCCTTCAGCTGTGAGGTTGTGCCAGGGTACAAGTGCACTGGATATAG GAGTCAAGATAAGTCCTTTCATATAGAAGGTGCCTTGAACCATATCTTCACCCGGAGCTTAccctttgaaagtttgcaaccaAGAATCTGTAGGATCAAACTGGGTGACCAgtggttttcttttctggaaCCAGAAGTACTTGTAGGAAAACTGAACAG GGGCTTCCTAGAAGCACCTTCATGTCATCCTATCAAGACCATAAATGAGAAACTCATTGCTGAATTGgggaaagcttttcctctaaaaagGCTGAAGTGTTCTTCCCCTTTGCTGCCACAAGGAGATGCCAGTGTTCTCACATCCCACAACCCTGACATCCTATCAACTGCCTTTTGGGTTAGTCTCCATGAAGATAACTCAAATTTTGAGTCCCTGACTAGTGGGACAACACAAGACATGGAGGACTTTGTAGTGTCATTTTCAGAACTCAGCCTTCCCAAGAGCCCTagaagagacaggaaggaagaagCTTGTGGAGGACCGTATGGCCAGGCCAAGGTCTGCCTCAGACCTTCTCTTCTGGTTTACATCCAAGCTGTAATCCAAGCACCAGACTTTCTTCCTGGCTCTCTGCACATCCTCAGTGGACCTGTCTTTCAGAGGCGCTGCATCTCACCTTTCACAATGCCAGCATTTCACGAGACTTTGTATATCCTTGGATTTAATAAAATTCTGAAGGATAGCTGTCTTCAGTCACTACTGGATCATCTGAAGCGCATTCTAGACAACCTTCTGACCCAGACATGGCTGGAGGGCTCTGAGCTGAGCAGTTCAGTGGAATTTGTCTTTCAACCAACTGGGGAAAGATATATGATTACTGTGAAGTCTCAAAATTTTGGCCCAGATTGTGTTAAGGACCTGATTATTGGGTCTGTTACCACATCTGCTACAAGCGTGATACACAAAGAccagtgttttgtgtgtgtgtctatgaacTTGGACCTCTTAGCCATGCTTGTCTGGGGTATCTCCGATTGGAGGATGCTGTGGACCTCTGATAGTCGTTTCCTGAAGAATTTTGCCCCTGGAAAAATAGAACCCTTTAAAAGCTATTCCCTGTATCCTCCATACTATGTGCATGATATTAGTTTTTGGttagatgaaaagaaaatatttgatgaaGTCGAGTTTCACACTCTGGCTCGAGCAGTGTCCCAGGACACCATCGTATCCATACAATTCCTTAGTCGTTTTCAGCATCCAAAGACTGAACAGGTCAGCCTCTGCTATAGATTGACATACCAGGCCTGTGACAAGGCCCTGAGCCAGCAACAGGTAGCATCAATGCAGTCCCAGCTTAGGAAGGAGATTCAGCAACGACTCCATGTGACACCTCGGTAG